A window of the Myripristis murdjan chromosome 15, fMyrMur1.1, whole genome shotgun sequence genome harbors these coding sequences:
- the nkx1.2la gene encoding NK1 transcription factor related 2-like,a, giving the protein MLDPKDSGVTMTSSHKISFSIIDILDPNKFNSKRVNELSVAKEKFPAPNAEGASLDSDTNTGGELGVERTKGAGTGDEQAAAVVTDPFLLSSPAEAEPCLTRDQDEGDGESAVTRDASPHKRRRSDQACAKPRRARTAFTYEQLVALENKFRATRYLSVCERLNLALSLSLTETQVKIWFQNRRTKWKKQNPGADSTLQPGSSSLVSVNPSPSTCGSGSATFHQTFPSFSSGNMIFHTAGAVPLPSTGGLLHPFMSNGFMQPSYFTPHL; this is encoded by the exons ATGCTGGACCCCAAGGACTCTGGAGTGACAATGACGTCTAGTCATAAGATTTCCTTTTCCATAATCGACATATTGGATCCAAACAAATTCAACAGCAAGAGGGTGAATGAACTTTCCGTCGCCAAGGAGAAGTTTCCTGCGCCAAATGCAGAAGGAGCAAGTTTGGACTCGGACACCAACACGGGAGGAGAGCTCGGAGTTGAGCGCACGAAAGGAGCCG GCACAGGTGATGAGCAGGCTGCTGCAGTAGTTACAGACCCATTTCTGCTGTCCTCGCCGGCTGAAGCGGAGCCCTGCCTCACCAGGGACCAGGACGAGGGGGACGGAGAGTCAGCGGTCACCCGGGACGCATCACCCCACAAGCGGCGCCGGTCAGACCAGGCCTGCGCCAAACCGCGACGAGCCAGGACAGCGTTCACCTACGAGCAACTCGTGGCCCTGGAAAACAAGTTCCGTGCAACTCGGTACCTGTCCGTGTGTGAAAGACTGAACCTGGCCCTGTCCTTAAGTCTGACCGAAACCCAGGTGAAAATTTGGTTCCAAAACAGGAGaacaaagtggaaaaagcaGAACCCCGGCGCAGACAGCACCCTGCAGCCGGGCTCCAGCTCCCTGGTCAGCGTCAACCCCAGTCCGTCCACTTGTGGCTCCGGTTCCGCCACTTTCCACCAAACTTTCCCGTCCTTCAGCTCTGGGAATATGATCTTTCACACCGCCGGTGCTGTTCCCCTTCCATCCACTGGAGGGCTCTTGCATCCTTTCATGTCCAACGGCTTCATGCAGCCCTCCTACTTCACTccacatttatga